One window from the genome of Streptococcus salivarius encodes:
- a CDS encoding ABC transporter permease, which translates to MLSLIKIELNKVSKSKLFLAWLCTIFIVLGITAIIIMGLGTDNKLGEFTGQDSNVIRVTGKWEGWAIVASLFSSLFTKAAFLIFESYLLSTIIIDEFKRRTIFQLFSYPISKIKLLWGKILSVILIAFIAHFSAHLVIQLFIRFLAVVTESSYIPLASQLINLAGITFGTVLIGLLPFVLGMIKHSTAITMLTGLGLAALLSNASPGSLSNNIADNLFFLIFACFISLMITSFSISSISRQDISIK; encoded by the coding sequence ATGTTGTCGCTTATTAAAATTGAATTAAATAAAGTTTCTAAATCTAAATTATTTTTAGCTTGGTTGTGTACTATATTTATAGTGTTAGGTATTACAGCAATCATTATTATGGGTTTAGGTACTGACAATAAACTAGGAGAATTCACTGGACAGGATTCTAATGTTATTAGAGTTACTGGTAAATGGGAAGGTTGGGCAATTGTAGCTTCATTATTTTCATCTTTATTTACAAAAGCAGCATTTTTGATTTTCGAATCTTATTTATTATCTACGATTATTATTGATGAATTTAAACGAAGAACAATTTTTCAGTTGTTTTCTTACCCTATTTCTAAAATAAAGTTACTTTGGGGAAAAATTCTTTCAGTCATTCTAATAGCATTTATTGCCCATTTTTCTGCACATTTAGTGATTCAATTATTCATTAGATTCCTGGCTGTTGTAACTGAATCTAGTTATATCCCTCTAGCTAGTCAATTAATTAACTTAGCTGGAATAACGTTTGGAACAGTACTAATAGGCTTACTACCATTTGTTTTAGGTATGATTAAGCATTCGACAGCTATAACAATGCTTACTGGACTTGGTTTAGCAGCATTACTTTCGAATGCCAGTCCAGGAAGTTTATCTAATAATATTGCTGATAACCTATTCTTTTTGATATTTGCATGTTTCATAAGTTTAATGATTACTTCTTTTTCAATCTCTAGTATTTCAAGACAAGATATTAGTATCAAGTAG
- a CDS encoding ABC transporter ATP-binding protein encodes MRNIVEIKEVFKTIDKEEILSGINLQIAEGEIYGFLGPNGAGKTTLMKCMLSLSTITSGSIEIFGKNLQEHREEILSQIGSIIESPIFYDNCTAKEILEIHAQYMGKNIIESDIIRALSMVGLKNTTKKVKEFSLGMRQRLGLARAFLTKPKLLILDEPINGLDPIGIQEIRNLLLSLSKEHGITILISSHILSEISQIADKIGFIKNGEIVEQVSMKEIRRENIDLEEYFMSHFLNEIKNYEVD; translated from the coding sequence ATGAGAAATATCGTTGAAATAAAAGAAGTTTTTAAAACAATTGATAAAGAAGAAATTTTAAGTGGTATCAACCTTCAAATTGCTGAAGGAGAAATCTATGGTTTTTTAGGACCGAATGGTGCTGGAAAAACAACGTTAATGAAATGTATGTTATCCCTATCAACAATTACATCAGGTAGTATTGAAATTTTTGGGAAAAATCTACAAGAACACAGAGAAGAAATCCTAAGTCAGATTGGAAGTATTATTGAATCACCAATTTTTTATGATAATTGCACTGCAAAAGAAATCTTGGAAATTCACGCTCAGTATATGGGAAAAAATATTATTGAATCAGATATAATAAGAGCCTTAAGTATGGTCGGATTAAAAAATACGACTAAAAAAGTAAAAGAGTTTTCGTTAGGAATGAGGCAAAGGCTTGGTTTAGCTCGTGCCTTTCTAACAAAACCTAAATTGTTAATTTTAGATGAGCCAATCAATGGTTTAGATCCAATAGGGATTCAAGAAATTCGAAATCTTTTGTTGTCGCTTTCTAAGGAGCATGGAATTACTATTCTAATATCGAGTCATATATTATCGGAAATTTCACAGATAGCAGATAAAATTGGCTTTATCAAAAATGGAGAAATTGTAGAACAGGTTTCTATGAAAGAGATTAGGAGAGAGAATATTGACTTAGAAGAATATTTTATGTCACATTTTCTAAATGAAATTAAGAATTATGAGGTAGATTAA
- a CDS encoding ABC transporter ATP-binding protein, with the protein MKQLIKNHQKAFYAFMIFNILVPLTNVAFAYSIKGIIDSGMSQNKEALTQAVLVGATVIFIYAALNFISLRLRNKLVRQIMSRYKNKVFQSILDRDYRDFSKEKSGKFISVLTENMKKIEQDYLYQYFNISKNLSLMIFSLLAMFIGNWFLTLLVIIASIIPMMISGFIGQKSASLQNRAMVADQKYLAKVKDILAGFLVIKSFNVKDAICEDYSHESEKFDEINFIKGKFDVLANVISQLSGMIVFLVAFGGGMYLVFNSSTTIGSVTAIVQLVNFVVMPLNEVGMGISKFREGQATLDAFEVKDVTELQTGETKEYFDDVISFSNIDFSYPNTEEKIFNHLSLKIQKGEKIAIVGMSGSGKSTLLNLLLRFYDVTSGHISIDNIDLQAISAGSLYNLMTIVQQDIYIFDDTLRSNITLNQFFTDEEIKQAVQQSGLESYVLENESGLQALCGENGSNLSGGQKQRLSIARALIRKTPILLLDEATSSLDNQVTTEIENSILDIQDLTALVVTHKLNENILKKYDRILFMKGGVIVEDGSFGDLMDRRGEFYKLFELSV; encoded by the coding sequence ATGAAACAATTGATAAAGAACCATCAGAAGGCTTTTTATGCTTTCATGATATTTAATATACTGGTCCCTTTAACTAACGTTGCTTTTGCTTATTCTATTAAAGGTATTATTGATAGTGGCATGTCCCAAAATAAAGAAGCCTTAACTCAAGCGGTACTAGTAGGAGCTACTGTTATTTTCATCTATGCAGCACTCAACTTTATATCTCTTCGATTGAGAAATAAACTTGTTAGGCAAATCATGTCAAGATACAAAAACAAGGTGTTCCAATCTATTTTAGATAGGGATTATAGAGACTTTTCTAAAGAAAAATCAGGGAAATTTATTTCCGTATTAACCGAAAATATGAAGAAAATTGAGCAAGATTATCTATACCAGTATTTTAATATTTCAAAAAACCTTTCCTTAATGATTTTTTCACTTCTAGCTATGTTTATAGGTAATTGGTTTTTGACCTTATTAGTTATCATTGCTAGCATTATTCCAATGATGATTTCAGGATTTATTGGACAAAAATCAGCCTCTTTACAAAATAGAGCTATGGTTGCCGATCAGAAGTATTTAGCTAAGGTTAAAGATATTTTAGCAGGATTTCTTGTTATTAAAAGTTTTAATGTGAAAGATGCTATCTGTGAGGATTATAGTCATGAAAGTGAAAAATTTGATGAAATAAATTTTATAAAAGGGAAATTTGACGTTTTAGCTAATGTTATTTCACAGCTTTCAGGGATGATTGTTTTTTTGGTAGCCTTTGGTGGAGGGATGTATCTCGTATTTAATAGCTCTACCACAATTGGGAGTGTAACAGCTATTGTTCAACTGGTCAATTTTGTAGTAATGCCACTGAATGAAGTTGGAATGGGAATAAGTAAATTTCGTGAAGGTCAGGCAACACTAGATGCATTTGAGGTAAAAGATGTAACTGAGCTTCAGACTGGTGAAACAAAAGAATATTTCGATGATGTTATTTCTTTTTCAAATATAGACTTTTCTTACCCTAATACTGAAGAAAAAATTTTTAATCATTTATCTTTGAAGATTCAAAAAGGGGAAAAAATTGCAATTGTAGGAATGTCAGGGAGTGGAAAATCAACTTTGCTCAATCTATTACTGCGTTTTTACGATGTAACAAGTGGGCACATCTCCATTGATAATATAGATTTGCAAGCTATTTCAGCAGGGAGCCTTTATAACTTAATGACTATTGTTCAACAAGACATTTATATCTTTGATGATACTTTAAGATCAAATATTACTCTTAATCAATTCTTCACTGATGAGGAAATAAAGCAAGCGGTACAGCAGTCAGGTTTAGAAAGTTATGTTTTAGAAAATGAATCTGGTCTACAAGCTTTATGTGGAGAGAATGGCTCAAATCTATCTGGCGGACAAAAACAAAGACTTAGTATTGCGCGTGCCTTAATTCGAAAAACACCAATCTTATTATTGGATGAGGCTACCTCATCTTTGGATAATCAAGTAACTACTGAAATTGAAAATTCAATCCTGGATATTCAAGATTTGACGGCACTTGTAGTAACCCACAAGTTGAATGAGAACATTTTGAAAAAATACGATAGAATTCTCTTTATGAAAGGTGGCGTCATTGTTGAAGATGGTTCTTTTGGTGACTTGATGGATAGGAGAGGTGAGTTTTATAAGTTGTTTGAGTTGAGTGTGTAA
- a CDS encoding alpha/beta hydrolase, whose product MKFHEFGDKNLPTILLIHGGGSSWWNYLRQARLLSHNYHVILPTLNGHGEEYQEDYISTEDSAQEILDYVRQNCDGKLFALGGVSLGGQIAMELLSLDSDIAEKAIIDGSICIPQPRLARFSILLVSLFGKLMISKSSCKLQLSLMNKFYPQLAYPDEIKDYYMEDMPRTPNKTLVTIYKTYMGHYKLKSRISKSKAQALYIYGEKELNGVKESARLFQQMHPDTILYEAKGYNHGYLSAYLPQEWIKLVVPFLENND is encoded by the coding sequence ATGAAATTTCATGAGTTTGGTGATAAAAATTTGCCTACCATTTTATTGATACATGGTGGGGGTAGCTCTTGGTGGAATTATCTTAGACAAGCTCGTCTCCTGTCTCATAATTACCATGTCATTTTACCTACACTTAATGGACACGGAGAAGAGTATCAAGAGGATTATATATCAACGGAAGATTCGGCACAGGAAATTCTAGATTATGTTCGACAAAACTGTGATGGAAAACTGTTTGCTTTAGGTGGAGTTTCACTTGGAGGTCAAATTGCTATGGAACTTTTGTCCTTAGACAGCGATATAGCTGAGAAAGCCATCATAGACGGAAGTATCTGTATTCCTCAACCAAGGTTGGCGAGATTTAGCATCTTGTTGGTATCTTTATTTGGTAAACTGATGATTAGTAAATCCTCTTGTAAACTTCAGTTAAGCTTAATGAATAAATTCTATCCCCAATTAGCTTACCCAGACGAGATAAAAGATTATTATATGGAGGATATGCCAAGGACACCTAACAAAACATTAGTGACTATCTATAAGACTTATATGGGGCATTATAAGTTGAAGAGTAGGATTTCAAAAAGTAAAGCACAGGCTCTCTATATTTATGGCGAAAAAGAATTGAACGGTGTTAAAGAATCAGCTAGATTATTTCAGCAGATGCACCCCGACACTATCTTGTATGAAGCAAAGGGCTATAACCACGGCTATTTATCAGCCTACCTACCTCAAGAGTGGATTAAATTAGTTGTTCCATTTTTGGAGAATAACGATTGA
- a CDS encoding DUF4336 domain-containing protein: MEVKKYNPLNSLKKIADNLWIVDGEEVLMDFKFFKVPFSTRMTVIRLQNGGLWVHSPTKPNDNLLFEIKQLGEVKHLIAPNVLHYSYIDEWHQLFPEAKVWLASGVQKRARKSGMSLDYGQELSKANWNEEICFTTFEGSFYVKEVVFFHTESSTLILTDLIENIETEKLSLFEKLLFKIGDNHHPNGKTPRDLRMSFLFGKKQALRSYHKIKKWEPKNIIISHGPCVIGQAKEMLKQAFFWLEK, translated from the coding sequence ATGGAAGTCAAAAAATATAATCCCCTCAATTCCTTAAAAAAGATAGCAGATAACCTATGGATTGTGGATGGAGAAGAAGTACTGATGGATTTCAAATTCTTCAAAGTGCCTTTTTCAACTAGAATGACAGTTATCCGTCTACAGAATGGTGGTCTTTGGGTGCATTCACCGACTAAGCCTAATGACAATTTACTTTTTGAAATCAAGCAATTGGGTGAGGTAAAACACCTTATTGCACCCAATGTCTTACATTATAGTTATATAGATGAATGGCATCAACTATTTCCGGAAGCAAAAGTTTGGCTAGCTAGTGGTGTTCAAAAGCGTGCCAGAAAATCGGGAATGAGTTTGGATTATGGTCAGGAATTAAGCAAGGCCAATTGGAACGAAGAAATTTGTTTTACAACATTTGAGGGAAGTTTTTACGTGAAAGAGGTTGTTTTTTTCCATACTGAAAGTTCAACTTTGATTTTAACGGATCTTATTGAAAATATTGAAACTGAGAAATTATCGCTTTTTGAAAAGCTACTTTTTAAAATAGGTGATAACCACCATCCAAATGGTAAGACACCAAGAGATTTAAGAATGAGTTTCTTATTTGGTAAAAAACAAGCTTTGAGGAGTTATCACAAAATAAAGAAATGGGAACCTAAGAATATTATTATTTCTCATGGACCGTGTGTTATTGGTCAAGCAAAAGAGATGTTAAAGCAAGCGTTCTTCTGGCTAGAAAAATAG